In Streptomyces sp. SLBN-118, the following are encoded in one genomic region:
- a CDS encoding DEAD/DEAH box helicase codes for MNPTRTNGRSSRPRRTEGPAFGSGAGSRRGARFGSPAPTRSGTPGRSGGHGRRPAAVQGEFALPKTITPALPAVEAFADLDMPKQLLATLTTQGVSVPFPIQGATLPNTLAGRDALGRGRTGSGKTLAFGLALLARTAGQRAEPRRPLALVLVPTRELAQQVTDALTPYARSVKLRLATVVGGMPIGRQANVLRGGAEVVVATPGRLKDLIDRDDCRLNQVAITVLDEADQMADMGFMPQVTALLDQVRPEGQRMLFSATLDRNVDRLVRRYLTDPVVHSVDPSAGAVTTMEHHVLHVHGADKHRTTTEIAAREGRVIMFLDTKHAVDRLTQDLLNSGVRAAALHGGKSQPQRTRTLAQFKAGHVTVLVATNVAARGIHVDDLDLVVNIDPPTDHKDYLHRGGRTARAGESGSVVTLVTPNQRRDMTRLMTAAGIVPQTTQVRSGEEALGRITGAQAPSGIPVTITAPVVERRQRSAASRGRRSPASAARRMTARQTSFDAAA; via the coding sequence ATGAACCCCACACGTACGAACGGCCGTTCCTCCCGCCCCCGCCGGACCGAGGGCCCCGCTTTCGGGTCCGGCGCCGGTTCGAGGCGGGGCGCCCGCTTCGGCTCGCCCGCCCCCACCCGTTCCGGCACCCCGGGCCGATCGGGTGGCCACGGCCGGCGGCCCGCCGCGGTCCAGGGCGAGTTCGCCCTGCCGAAGACGATCACTCCCGCGCTGCCCGCGGTCGAGGCGTTCGCCGACCTCGACATGCCCAAGCAGCTGCTGGCCACACTGACCACGCAAGGCGTGAGCGTCCCGTTCCCGATTCAGGGCGCGACCCTGCCCAACACCCTCGCGGGCCGCGACGCCCTGGGACGCGGGCGCACCGGCTCCGGCAAGACCCTCGCCTTCGGCCTGGCCCTGCTGGCCCGCACCGCCGGACAGCGCGCTGAGCCCCGCCGGCCGCTGGCCCTGGTCCTCGTGCCGACGCGTGAGCTTGCCCAGCAGGTGACCGACGCACTCACCCCCTACGCCCGCTCGGTGAAGCTGCGCCTGGCCACGGTCGTCGGCGGAATGCCGATCGGCAGGCAGGCCAATGTGCTGCGCGGTGGCGCCGAGGTCGTCGTTGCGACGCCGGGCCGGCTCAAGGACCTCATCGACCGCGACGACTGCCGACTCAATCAGGTCGCGATCACCGTCCTGGACGAGGCTGACCAGATGGCCGACATGGGCTTCATGCCCCAGGTCACCGCGCTCCTGGACCAGGTACGCCCCGAGGGCCAGCGGATGCTGTTCTCCGCCACCCTCGACCGCAACGTCGACCGCCTGGTCCGCCGCTACCTCACCGACCCCGTCGTGCACTCCGTCGACCCGTCCGCAGGTGCGGTCACCACGATGGAGCATCACGTGCTGCACGTCCACGGCGCCGACAAGCACCGGACGACGACCGAGATCGCGGCCCGCGAAGGCAGGGTGATCATGTTCCTGGACACCAAGCACGCCGTCGACCGGCTGACACAAGACCTGCTGAACAGCGGGGTGCGGGCCGCCGCCCTGCACGGCGGCAAGTCGCAGCCCCAGCGCACCCGGACCCTGGCCCAGTTCAAGGCCGGACACGTCACCGTGCTCGTGGCCACGAACGTCGCCGCCCGCGGCATCCACGTCGACGACCTCGACCTCGTCGTCAATATCGACCCGCCGACCGACCACAAGGACTACCTGCACCGCGGCGGCCGAACCGCGCGGGCCGGGGAGTCCGGCAGCGTCGTCACCCTGGTCACCCCCAACCAGCGCCGGGACATGACCCGCCTCATGACAGCGGCCGGCATCGTGCCCCAGACCACGCAGGTCCGCTCCGGCGAAGAGGCACTCGGCCGGATCACCGGCGCCCAAGCCCCCTCCGGCATCCCCGTGACGATCACCGCGCCGGTAGTCGAGCGGCGTCAGCGCAGCGCGGCCTCACGCGGCCGGCGCAGCCCCGCTTCGGCGGCCCGGCGCATGACAGCGCGGCAGACCTCCTTCGACGCGGCGGCCTAG
- a CDS encoding cold-shock protein translates to MASGTVKWFNAAKGFGFIEQDGGGADVFAHFSNIAAEGFRELVEGQKVTFDIAAGQKGPTAENIVPA, encoded by the coding sequence GTGGCGTCAGGCACTGTGAAGTGGTTCAACGCGGCCAAGGGTTTCGGCTTCATCGAGCAGGACGGTGGGGGCGCCGACGTGTTCGCCCACTTCTCGAACATCGCTGCCGAGGGCTTCCGTGAGCTGGTCGAAGGCCAGAAGGTCACCTTCGACATCGCGGCGGGCCAGAAGGGCCCGACGGCCGAGAACATCGTTCCCGCCTGA
- a CDS encoding MerR family transcriptional regulator, with the protein MTAGDSYSRLDDDDYPAYTMGRAAEMLGTTQGFLRAIGEARLITPLRSEGGHRRYSRYQLRIAARARELVDQGTPIEAACRIVILEDQLEEAQRINAEYRRTAELAGPPVA; encoded by the coding sequence ATGACAGCAGGCGACTCGTACAGCCGTCTCGATGACGACGATTACCCCGCCTACACGATGGGCCGGGCCGCCGAGATGCTCGGCACCACCCAGGGCTTCCTCCGTGCCATCGGCGAAGCCCGCCTGATCACCCCACTGCGCTCCGAGGGCGGCCACCGCCGCTACTCCCGCTACCAACTGCGCATCGCCGCCCGAGCCCGCGAACTCGTCGACCAGGGCACCCCCATCGAGGCCGCCTGCCGCATCGTCATCCTCGAAGACCAACTCGAGGAAGCCCAGCGCATCAACGCCGAATACCGCCGCACCGCCGAATTGGCGGGACCGCCCGTGGCTTGA
- a CDS encoding ATP-binding protein: MDTMSVNVATVRSATSVAGARESARDFLEGLLQPIAAEAADTVVLVVSELVTNALRHGGGTCTLNLTAHPDSIEVAVHDRSPQAPRMRTPDLNGGTGGFGWPMVNRLARATAVTRHTAGGKTVSALLAR, encoded by the coding sequence ATGGACACGATGAGCGTCAACGTCGCAACCGTCCGCTCCGCGACATCCGTCGCCGGCGCACGCGAGAGCGCCCGGGATTTCCTCGAAGGTCTCCTACAACCGATCGCAGCCGAGGCTGCCGACACCGTGGTTCTGGTCGTCTCGGAGCTCGTCACCAACGCCCTGCGCCACGGCGGCGGCACCTGCACCCTGAACCTGACCGCGCACCCGGACAGCATCGAGGTGGCCGTCCACGACCGCAGCCCGCAGGCCCCGCGCATGCGCACCCCCGACCTGAACGGCGGCACCGGAGGCTTCGGCTGGCCCATGGTCAACCGCCTCGCCCGCGCCACCGCGGTGACCCGCCACACGGCCGGCGGCAAGACCGTAAGCGCCCTCCTCGCCCGGTAG
- a CDS encoding IS110 family transposase, translated as MGPISAGQILVSWSHPGRFRSEAAFAAFAGTPPIPASSGLTNRHRLNRRGDRQLNRALHTIVLIRMRTDPTTKVYIQRRTTEGKSPREARCCLKRAIALQVVKLLERGSVEENLTAANNLAMAA; from the coding sequence GTGGGTCCGATCAGCGCGGGTCAGATCCTGGTGAGCTGGTCGCACCCGGGCCGCTTCCGGTCCGAGGCCGCGTTTGCGGCGTTCGCCGGCACGCCGCCGATCCCCGCGTCCTCCGGCCTGACCAACCGCCACCGGCTGAACCGGAGGGGCGACCGGCAACTCAACCGGGCGCTGCACACCATCGTGCTGATCCGCATGCGCACCGACCCAACAACCAAGGTCTACATTCAGCGGCGCACCACCGAGGGCAAGTCGCCTCGGGAGGCCCGGTGCTGCTTGAAGCGGGCCATCGCCCTCCAGGTCGTCAAACTGCTCGAACGGGGGTCGGTCGAGGAGAACTTGACGGCCGCCAACAACCTCGCGATGGCCGCTTGA
- a CDS encoding alpha/beta hydrolase, giving the protein MDTRRLLRTSALALATAGLLISGCTGGSSSPGASASAAPGRAAPAAALKPYYEQELKWRPCGVEGFDCATMKAPLDYGAPDGDSIKLAVARKKATGPGKRLGSLQVNPGGPGGSAVDYLQGYAGIGYPAPVRARYDMVAVDPRGVARSEPVECLSGKQMDAYTQVDQTPDDAAETAGLSTSLRDFAAGCKEHSGQVLPHVSTVEAARDMDILRAVLGDEKLSYVGASYGTFLGATYAELFPDRVGRLVLDGAMDPSLSSRAMNRDQTAGFETAFQSFAADCVKQKDCPLGNTSAADASLRLKAFFTALDAKPVKTGESRKLGEALATTAVIAAMYDEAAWPQLREALTAAMAGNGAALLSLADSYYERESDGTYANLMYANAAVNCLDSPPAFTAPAAVQSALPEFEKASPVFGRGFAWASLNCAYWPTPATGAPHRIAAKGAAPIVVVGTTRDPATPYKWAQGLAGQLSSGSLLTYEGDGHTAYGRGSDCIDTAINTYLLEGTVPPKNKRCS; this is encoded by the coding sequence ATGGACACCAGGCGCCTGCTGCGCACCTCCGCCCTCGCGCTGGCCACGGCCGGTCTGCTGATCTCCGGCTGTACGGGCGGGAGTTCCTCGCCTGGCGCCTCCGCGTCCGCCGCACCGGGCCGGGCCGCCCCCGCCGCCGCGCTCAAGCCGTACTACGAGCAGGAGTTGAAGTGGCGCCCGTGCGGTGTCGAGGGCTTCGACTGCGCCACGATGAAGGCTCCGCTGGACTACGGTGCGCCGGACGGCGACTCGATCAAGCTGGCCGTGGCTCGCAAGAAGGCCACCGGCCCCGGAAAGCGCCTCGGCTCGCTGCAGGTCAACCCGGGCGGCCCAGGAGGCTCTGCGGTCGACTATCTGCAGGGCTACGCGGGTATCGGCTACCCCGCTCCGGTCCGCGCCCGGTACGACATGGTCGCGGTCGACCCGCGCGGTGTGGCCCGCAGCGAGCCCGTCGAATGCCTCAGCGGCAAGCAGATGGACGCGTACACCCAGGTCGACCAGACGCCCGACGACGCCGCCGAGACGGCCGGCCTCTCGACCTCGCTGAGAGATTTCGCTGCGGGCTGCAAGGAGCATTCCGGCCAGGTCCTGCCCCATGTTTCCACCGTCGAGGCAGCCCGTGACATGGACATCCTGCGCGCTGTGCTGGGCGACGAGAAGCTTTCGTACGTCGGGGCCTCGTACGGCACCTTCCTCGGCGCGACATACGCCGAGCTGTTCCCCGACCGCGTCGGGCGTCTCGTCCTCGACGGAGCGATGGACCCGTCACTGTCCTCCCGTGCGATGAACCGGGACCAGACCGCGGGCTTTGAGACCGCGTTCCAGTCCTTCGCCGCGGACTGCGTCAAGCAGAAGGACTGCCCGCTCGGCAACACCTCCGCCGCGGACGCCTCGCTCCGGCTCAAGGCCTTCTTCACCGCGCTCGACGCCAAGCCCGTTAAGACCGGTGAGAGCCGCAAGCTCGGTGAGGCGCTGGCCACCACGGCAGTGATCGCCGCGATGTACGACGAGGCCGCCTGGCCCCAGCTCCGCGAGGCCCTGACGGCAGCCATGGCGGGTAACGGAGCCGCGCTCCTCTCGCTGGCCGACAGCTACTACGAGCGCGAGAGCGACGGCACGTACGCGAACCTGATGTACGCCAACGCGGCCGTGAACTGCCTCGATTCGCCGCCCGCCTTCACCGCCCCCGCGGCCGTGCAGTCGGCGCTCCCGGAGTTCGAGAAGGCCTCGCCGGTCTTCGGCAGGGGCTTTGCCTGGGCCTCGCTGAACTGCGCGTACTGGCCCACCCCCGCCACCGGCGCACCGCACCGCATCGCGGCGAAGGGCGCTGCCCCGATCGTGGTCGTCGGCACCACCCGGGACCCGGCCACCCCCTACAAGTGGGCCCAGGGGCTGGCCGGCCAGCTGTCCTCCGGGAGTCTGCTGACATACGAGGGCGACGGTCACACGGCGTACGGGCGCGGCAGCGACTGCATCGACACGGCGATCAACACCTACCTGCTGGAAGGCACGGTTCCGCCGAAGAACAAGCGCTGCAGCTGA
- a CDS encoding DNA polymerase III subunit delta', which produces MAVWDDVVGQERVHAQLSAAARDADARVTAEARHEQPPDASKMTHAWLFTGPPGSGRSTAARAFAAALQCTSPDRALGGEPGCGFCDGCHTTLVGTHADVEVIRTDLLSIGVKDTRELVRRAQLSPAGGRWQVIILEDADRLTEGAGNVLLKAVEEPAARTVWLLCAPSIEDVLPTIRSRCRHLTLRTPPVEAVADVLIRRDGIEPDVAMSAARATQGHIGRARRLATDERARARRATVLKMPLRVEDIGGCLKAAQELIDAAAEDANQVAEEIDVKETEDLKAALGASAGGRMPRGTAGAMKELEDRQKRRKTRSQRDSLDLALTDLTGFYRDVLALQMGSEIALANVDVRDALDRIAGASTPEGTLRRIEAVVACRHALDSNVAPLLAVEAMAVALRAG; this is translated from the coding sequence ATGGCCGTTTGGGACGACGTCGTCGGTCAGGAGCGCGTCCACGCACAGCTCTCCGCCGCCGCCCGGGACGCCGACGCCCGCGTCACCGCCGAGGCCCGGCACGAGCAGCCCCCGGACGCGTCCAAGATGACGCACGCCTGGCTGTTCACAGGTCCGCCCGGTTCCGGGCGGTCCACCGCCGCCCGGGCGTTCGCCGCGGCGCTGCAGTGCACCAGTCCCGACCGTGCCCTCGGGGGGGAACCTGGCTGTGGGTTCTGCGACGGCTGCCACACCACCCTCGTCGGCACGCACGCCGACGTCGAGGTGATTCGTACCGACCTGCTCTCCATCGGCGTCAAGGACACCCGCGAGCTAGTCCGGCGCGCGCAGCTCTCCCCGGCCGGCGGGCGCTGGCAGGTGATCATCCTGGAGGATGCCGACCGGCTCACGGAGGGTGCGGGCAACGTCCTGCTCAAGGCCGTCGAGGAGCCCGCCGCCCGCACCGTGTGGCTGCTGTGCGCGCCCTCGATCGAGGATGTGCTGCCGACGATCCGTTCCCGCTGCCGCCATCTCACGCTGCGTACGCCCCCCGTCGAGGCCGTCGCCGACGTGCTGATCCGGCGTGACGGCATCGAGCCCGATGTCGCCATGTCCGCCGCCCGTGCCACCCAGGGGCACATCGGCCGGGCCCGCCGCCTGGCGACGGACGAGCGGGCCCGGGCCCGTCGGGCGACCGTACTGAAGATGCCGCTGCGCGTGGAGGACATCGGCGGCTGCCTCAAGGCCGCCCAGGAGCTGATCGACGCCGCCGCCGAGGACGCCAATCAGGTGGCCGAGGAGATCGACGTCAAAGAGACCGAGGATCTGAAGGCGGCTCTCGGCGCATCGGCCGGGGGGCGGATGCCGCGGGGGACCGCGGGGGCGATGAAGGAACTGGAGGACAGGCAGAAGCGTCGCAAGACGCGTTCGCAGCGAGACAGCCTCGATCTCGCGCTCACCGATCTGACGGGCTTCTACCGCGATGTGCTCGCCCTCCAGATGGGCTCGGAGATCGCGCTCGCCAATGTCGACGTACGGGACGCTCTCGACCGGATTGCCGGCGCTTCGACCCCCGAGGGCACCCTGCGCCGGATAGAGGCGGTGGTCGCCTGTCGCCATGCGCTGGACAGCAATGTCGCGCCGCTGCTGGCGGTCGAGGCGATGGCGGTGGCACTGCGCGCGGGCTGA
- the tmk gene encoding dTMP kinase yields the protein MTRAEQPAEQQAVVSTASETASDSDATDALGADSRERAVRALLRFPPLRRLWNAQVVGGIGDSVAILVLLLLTLQASVLAGTFGEGYRGAAFAVAAVLGARVLATLLFGAVLLGPLTTLTSSKGPLDRRWTMIGADGLRLALFVVAPLWIDWTLDNATAMLLITVFVAGVAERFWTVARDGAAPALLPAPPLEGAAVRPLPDHLDALRRLWLRTGFAVIPAGAAVLLVATLVGNLLGSGIDWFSLHQAALGSYVAAGLFAASVSTLYFVELPGSQTPRPRSPLEGLRRPSTGNGVDRGRTDAIPLFVLACASVAGAIASAVAVSVLHAFDLGGGPAAFALLVLALTGGAGVGIRGAAAVLPTLSRRRLLALALAVTGMALLAMGLVPDTASVLFIALLAGLAAGVAASTGHALIDQETEDFRRPRITEHLQAVVRVAIALGALAAPLLAAAIGPHRLASGDFVFAHGGAAFTLMLVGALLLPVAAVVLAKTDDRSGVPLRRDLGDALRGGADPAQAPCRTGFFIAIEGGDGAGKSTQVEALAEWIRAKGHEVVVTREPGATPIGKRLRSILLDVSSAGLSNRAEALLYAADRAEHVDSVVRPALERGAIVISDRYIDSSVAYQGAGRDLSPTEIARINRWATHGLVPHLTVLLDVSPETARERFTEAPDRLESEPAEFHQRVRAGFLTLAAADPGRYLVVDAGQEPESVTTVVRHRLDQMLPLSEAEVKAQAEARRAAEEEARRRAEEEAARKAEEERLERERQEQLAKLRAEEEERKRRELEEARQREAERQAEEARQRAEEARRLADEERARRLAEEKARREEEERRRRQAEEEARLRAEAEERRQEKQRKAEEALLRAEEARRLAEAAASAAAASAASPTEVTVPTPVVAPSDEVTQEVAKPGPVVDETAVLPKFPADADETAVLPPVRDADETAVLPPVRDAGAAPDERTRELPQVDPAAAGRRRRPDWAEETPLDDLPSLADELLGPHEDDESGGRGRR from the coding sequence ATGACGCGAGCCGAGCAGCCAGCCGAGCAGCAGGCGGTCGTGAGCACCGCCTCAGAGACTGCCTCAGACTCCGACGCAACCGACGCACTTGGCGCGGATTCCCGTGAACGTGCGGTGCGTGCCCTGCTGCGCTTCCCCCCGCTGAGGCGGTTGTGGAACGCCCAGGTCGTGGGCGGTATCGGTGACTCGGTCGCCATCCTTGTCCTTCTCCTGCTCACACTGCAGGCCTCGGTCCTGGCGGGCACCTTCGGGGAGGGCTATCGCGGAGCTGCCTTCGCCGTCGCTGCGGTGCTCGGTGCGCGGGTGCTGGCCACGCTGCTCTTCGGCGCCGTACTGCTCGGCCCGCTGACCACGCTCACCTCGTCCAAGGGGCCGCTCGACCGGCGCTGGACCATGATCGGGGCGGACGGGCTGCGGCTCGCGCTCTTCGTGGTGGCGCCGCTGTGGATCGACTGGACGCTGGACAACGCCACGGCGATGCTGCTGATCACCGTCTTTGTCGCGGGCGTCGCCGAGCGCTTCTGGACGGTCGCCCGCGACGGCGCCGCTCCCGCACTGCTCCCCGCCCCGCCGCTGGAGGGCGCGGCCGTGCGCCCGCTGCCGGACCATCTCGACGCGCTGCGGCGGCTCTGGCTGCGTACGGGCTTCGCCGTCATCCCCGCCGGGGCCGCGGTCCTGCTCGTGGCCACGCTGGTCGGAAACCTGCTCGGCTCGGGCATCGACTGGTTCTCGCTGCACCAGGCGGCCCTCGGTTCGTATGTCGCGGCCGGTCTCTTCGCCGCATCCGTCTCGACGCTGTACTTCGTCGAGCTGCCCGGCTCGCAGACCCCGCGGCCGCGTTCGCCGCTCGAAGGGCTGCGCCGTCCGTCCACCGGCAACGGCGTGGACAGGGGGCGTACGGACGCCATACCGCTGTTCGTCCTCGCCTGCGCGTCGGTCGCGGGCGCGATCGCATCCGCCGTGGCCGTATCCGTACTGCACGCCTTCGACCTGGGTGGCGGCCCCGCCGCCTTCGCGCTGCTCGTGCTCGCGCTCACCGGCGGTGCCGGTGTCGGCATCCGCGGCGCCGCCGCCGTACTGCCCACCCTGTCCCGCCGCCGGCTGCTCGCACTCGCGCTCGCCGTCACCGGCATGGCGCTGCTCGCCATGGGCCTGGTGCCCGACACGGCGAGCGTGCTGTTCATCGCGCTGCTCGCGGGACTCGCGGCCGGTGTCGCCGCGAGCACCGGGCACGCTCTGATCGACCAGGAGACGGAGGACTTCCGGCGCCCGCGGATCACCGAACACCTCCAGGCGGTCGTACGGGTCGCCATCGCCCTCGGCGCGCTGGCGGCTCCGCTGCTCGCCGCGGCGATCGGGCCGCACCGGCTCGCGAGCGGGGACTTCGTCTTCGCGCACGGCGGTGCGGCGTTCACGCTGATGCTGGTCGGCGCGCTGCTGCTGCCGGTCGCGGCCGTGGTGCTCGCCAAGACGGACGACCGGTCCGGTGTTCCGCTGCGCCGGGACCTCGGCGACGCGCTGCGCGGCGGGGCGGACCCGGCGCAGGCGCCGTGCCGGACCGGGTTCTTCATCGCCATAGAGGGCGGCGACGGGGCCGGGAAGTCCACCCAGGTCGAGGCGCTCGCGGAGTGGATCCGGGCGAAGGGCCACGAGGTCGTCGTGACGCGTGAGCCGGGCGCGACACCGATCGGGAAGCGGCTGCGGTCGATCCTGCTCGACGTGTCCTCGGCGGGGCTCTCGAACCGCGCGGAGGCACTGCTGTACGCCGCCGACCGCGCCGAGCACGTCGATTCGGTCGTGCGGCCCGCACTGGAGCGCGGCGCGATCGTCATCTCCGACCGCTATATCGACTCCTCGGTCGCCTACCAGGGCGCGGGCCGGGATCTGTCCCCGACCGAGATCGCCCGTATCAACCGCTGGGCGACGCACGGACTCGTACCGCATCTGACGGTGCTGCTCGACGTCTCCCCGGAGACGGCGCGGGAGCGCTTCACCGAGGCACCGGACCGGCTGGAGTCGGAGCCGGCTGAGTTCCACCAGCGGGTGCGCGCCGGATTTCTGACCCTCGCGGCGGCGGACCCCGGCCGGTACCTGGTGGTGGACGCGGGGCAGGAGCCCGAGTCGGTCACGACGGTTGTACGACACCGGCTCGACCAGATGCTGCCGCTGTCCGAGGCCGAGGTGAAGGCGCAGGCGGAAGCGCGCAGGGCGGCCGAGGAAGAAGCCAGGCGCCGGGCCGAGGAAGAGGCCGCGCGCAAGGCGGAGGAAGAGCGGCTGGAGCGCGAGCGGCAGGAGCAGCTCGCCAAACTCCGCGCCGAGGAGGAGGAGCGCAAGCGCCGGGAGCTGGAGGAGGCGCGGCAGCGCGAGGCCGAACGGCAGGCGGAGGAGGCCCGGCAGCGGGCCGAGGAAGCACGGCGGCTCGCCGACGAGGAGCGGGCGCGTCGGCTGGCGGAGGAGAAGGCGCGCCGGGAGGAAGAGGAACGGCGGCGCCGGCAGGCCGAGGAGGAGGCCCGGCTGCGGGCCGAGGCGGAGGAAAGGCGTCAGGAGAAGCAGCGCAAGGCGGAGGAGGCGCTGCTGAGGGCCGAAGAGGCGCGGAGGCTGGCGGAGGCGGCCGCGTCCGCTGCTGCCGCGTCCGCGGCTTCGCCCACCGAGGTGACCGTGCCCACGCCGGTGGTCGCGCCGTCGGACGAGGTCACCCAGGAGGTAGCGAAGCCGGGCCCGGTTGTCGACGAGACGGCGGTACTCCCGAAGTTCCCGGCGGACGCGGACGAGACGGCGGTGCTTCCTCCGGTACGGGACGCGGACGAGACGGCGGTGCTTCCTCCGGTACGGGACGCGGGCGCGGCCCCGGACGAGCGGACGCGTGAGCTCCCTCAGGTCGACCCGGCCGCGGCCGGCCGGCGCCGCCGCCCGGACTGGGCGGAGGAAACGCCGCTGGACGACCTCCCGTCGCTGGCCGACGAACTGCTGGGCCCGCACGAGGACGACGAGAGCGGGGGGCGCGGGAGGCGCTGA